Proteins encoded in a region of the Sparus aurata chromosome 6, fSpaAur1.1, whole genome shotgun sequence genome:
- the LOC115584107 gene encoding inter-alpha-trypsin inhibitor heavy chain H3-like: MLKERLFCFPGMPAVWRVLLLWVCICICLPTQARGALVISRRDALTQESNDALGSRSIKKRSANSANMVEVYSVMVDCTVTSRFAHTVMTSKALNRANTSQEIFFEVELPKTAFITNFSMEIDGEVYVGEVKEKEKAKKQYEKAVSSGQTAGLVKASGRKMEKFSVSVNIAAKSNVTFVLTYEELLQRKLGQYEILTRVKPKQPVQEFQIVADIYEPQGIAFVDATATFLTNELLSLVEKTVTDAKAHISFSPTLEQQRKCPGCEGTIIDGDFIIKYDVKREKSLGEIQIVNGYFVHFFAPPDLPRVPKNVAFVIDRSGSMAGSKIQQTRGALKAILEDLHQDDHFALILFDSNVVTWRNSLTKATKENVTQAIAYVKKLKDKGATNMNDGLLRAVGMLVKERKDGSLPERSADMIILLTDGMPNHGVSNLQMIQDNVRSAIDGKMSLFCLGFGNDVAYSFLDLMSKQNKGLTRRIFVGSDATLQLQGFYEEVSSPLLLEVDLRYPDNAVDFLTKNHYSQLFNGSEIVVSGQLTNNDPDNFLVEVFGKGPEEDFLVQGKARVVNLDVIYPEKEYIFGNFSERLWAYLTIQQLLENSDIGSQQEKDSRTAKALDMSLRYSFVTPLTSMVVTKPETEDGPSGPLIADKLTEDQRQNAERHGGSSGSRAAIPSTQLNSPIRKAQKHRGSSRSSSNADGDPHFMIELPERDDALCFNINDKPGTILNLVRDPKSGFVVNGQIIGKKKVVPDGKINTYFGRLGIIHGKLGVRLEVSTQGISVFYDGKQVNLLWSDAVSIKETNMDLSLTKNCSLTVTLRHSVKFEVIRHTKVWKRRRDHQDYLGFYTLDSHHLSAWVHGLLGQFYHGVEFEVTDLRPGPHLENVDATMYVKGQTLNVTRHWQKDFSSHVKDGESIPCWFINNDGAGLIDGRASDYTVSGLFKTVF; encoded by the exons ATGCTGAAGGAGAGGCTCTTCTGTTTCCCAGGCATGCCAGCGGTGTGGAGAGTCCTGCTGCTGTGGGTCTGCATCTGCATCTGTCTTCCAACTCAGGCCCGTGGAGCTCTGGTCATTTCCCGCAGAGATGCTTTGACACAG GAGTCCAATGATGCTTTGGGCAGCAGGTCAATAAAG AAAAGAAGCGCAAACTCTGCAAAT ATGGTGGAGGTGTACAGTGTGATGGTGGACTGCACTGTGACGTCCCGTTTCGCCCACACCGTCATGACCTCCAAGGCTCTGAACAGAGCAAACACCTCTCAGGAAATCTTCTTCGAAGTGGAGCTGCCCAAGACCGCCTTCATCACAAACTTCAGCAT GGAAATTGACGGTGAGGTGTATGTTGGTGaggtgaaagagaaagaaaaagctaAGAAACAGTATGAGAAGGCTGTTTCCTCTGGGCAGACAGCTGGACTGGTCAA GGCTTCTGGAAGAAAGATGGAGAAGTTTTCAGTGTCTGTCAACATTGCAGCCAAAAGTAACGTGACTTTCGTTCTGACCTACGAGGAGCTCCTACAGAGGAAACTGGGCCAGTATGAGATTCTGACTCGAGTTAAACCCAAACAGCCGGTGCAGGAGTTTCAG ATTGTGGCCGACATCTATGAGCCCCAAGGCATTGCTTTCGTTGACGCCACTGCAACATTCCTCaccaatgagctgctctctcTGGTGGAGAAAACTGTCACAGATGCAAAG GCACACATCTCTTTCTCCCCAACACTGGAGCAACAGAGGAAATGTCCAGGTTGTGAAGGCACCATAATTGACGGAGATTTTATCATCAAGTACGATGTGAAGCGAGAAAAGAGTCTCGGGGAAATTCAG ATTGTGAACGGGTACTTCGTGCACTTCTTTGCCCCCCCTGACCTGCCCAGAGTCCCAAAGAATGTGGCGTTTGTGATCGACAGGAGTGGATCAATGGCTGGTAGCAAGATTCAACAG ACCCGGGGTGCATTGAAGGCCATTCTGGAAGACCTCCACCAGGACGACCACTTTGCTCTCATCCTGTTTGATAGCAACGTTGTCACCTGGAGGAACTCTCTCACCAAGGCAACAAAGGAAAATGTGACTCAAGCCATTGCCTATGTGAAGAAACTGAAGGACAAAGGAG CCACCAATATGAATGATGGTCTCCTGAGAGCAGTGGGGATGCTggtgaaggaaagaaaagatggTAGCCTTCCAGAGAGGAGTGCAGACATGATTATTTTACTGACCGATGGGATGCCGAACCATG GAGTGTCTAACCTCCAGATGATCCAGGACAATGTGCGTTCTGCTATTGATGGGAAGATGTCTCTGTTCTGTCTTGGATTTGGTAATGATGTGGCTTACTCCTTCCTGGACTTGAtgtccaaacaaaacaaagggctGACCCGCAGAATTTTTGTGGGTTCAGATGCAACACTTCAACTTCAG GGTTTCTATGAGGAGGTGTCCAGCCCGCTGCTCTTGGAGGTGGACCTACGTTATCCTGACAATGCAGTGGACTTCTTAACCAAAAACCACTACAGCCAGTTGTTTAACGGCTCAGAGATAGTGGTATCCGGTCAGCTGACAAACAACGACCCTGATAACTTCTTGGTGGAAGTGTTTGGCAAAGGG CCCGAGGAGGACTTCTTGGTGCAGGGAAAGGCCCGTGTGGTAAACTTGGACGTGATCTACCCAGAAAAGGAGTACATCTTTGGGAATTTCTCAGAGCGTCTGTGGGCCTACCTCACCATCCAACAGCTACTGGAGAACAG TGACATTGGGTCTCAGCAGGAGAAAGACAGCAGGACAGCCAAGGCCCTTGACATGTCCCTGCGATACAGCTTCGTCACCCCTCTCACCTCCATGGTGGTGACAAAGCCTGAAACTGAGGACGGACCAAGCGGCCCTCTCATCGCTGATAAACTGACTGAGG ACCAGCGACAGAATGCAGAGAGACATGGCG GATCCTCTGGGTCACGTGCTGCTATACCCTCTACTCAATTAAATA GCCCGATACgcaaagcacaaaaacacaggg GTTCCTCCCGTTCCTCTTCAAATG CGGACGGAGATCCTCATTTCATGATTGAGCTGCCAGAGAGAGATGACGCTCTGTGCTTCAATATCAACGACAAACCAGGAACCATTCTCAACCTGGTCAGAGACCCAAAATCAG GCTTTGTGGTGAATGGCCAAATCATTGGCAAGAAGAAAGTGGTTCCTGATGGGAAAATTAACACTTACTTTGGCCGTCTTGGTATCATCCACGGCAAGCTCGGGGTGAGGCTGGAGGTGAGCACTCAGGGGATCTCAGTCTTCTATGACGGCAAGCAGGTCAACCTGCTGTGGTCTGACGCAGTTTCTATCAAAGAAACCAA TATGGACTTGAGCCTGACTAAGAACTGCAGCCTGACAGTGACACTTCGGCACTCCGTTAAATTTGAGGTCATTAGACACACAAAGGTTTGGAAGAGACGCCGGGACCATCAAGACTACCTGGGCTTCTACACCCTGGACAGCCACCACCTGTCTGCTTGGGTTCACGGTCTGCTAG GTCAGTTCTACCATGgggttgagtttgaggtgacaGACCTGCGTCCAGGTCCTCACCTGGAGAATGTAGATGCCACCATGTATGTGAAGGGGCAAACGCTCAACGTGACCAG GCACTGGCAGAAGGACTTCAGCAGCCATGTGAAGGATGGAGAAAGTATCCCCTGCTGGTTCATCAACAATGATGGAGCAGGCCTAATCGATGGGAGAGCCTCAGACTACACTGTGTCAGGACTTTTTAAGACTGTTTTTTAA